A DNA window from Ranitomeya imitator isolate aRanImi1 chromosome 2, aRanImi1.pri, whole genome shotgun sequence contains the following coding sequences:
- the LOC138666886 gene encoding uncharacterized PE-PGRS family protein PE_PGRS54-like, whose protein sequence is MGSRGTEIPRGWDIGGRRYRGTGTSGDGDTEGLGHRGTEIPRDRDTGGRRYRETGTSGDGDTEKLGHRGTEIPRNWDIGGRRYRETGTSGDGDTEGQRYRGTEIPRNWDTGGRRYRGTGTPGGGDTEGLGHRGAEIPRDWDTGGRRYRGTGTPGGGDTEGLGHRGMGSRGTEIPRGWDIGGRRYRGAGTSGDGDTEGLGHRGTEIPRDWDIGGRRYRGAGTSGDGDTEGQRYRGTEIPRNWDIGGRRYRETGTSGDGDTEGQRYRGTEIPRNWDIGGRRYRETGTSGDGDTEKLGHRGTEIPRNWDIGGRRYRGTGISGDGEPGDWDTGERRYRETGTSGDGDTEGRRYRGTGTSGDGDTEGLGHRGTEILRDWDIGGRRYRGTGTSGDGDTEGLGHRGTEIPRGWDIGGWGAGGLGHRGTEIQRNWDIGGRRYRGAGTPGDGDTEKLGHRGTEIPRNWDIGGRRYRGTGTSGDGEPGDWDTGERRYRETGTSGDGDTEGRRYRGTGTSGDGDTEGLGHRGTEILRDWDIGGRRYRGTGTPRDRDTEGLGHRGTEIPRGWDTEGRRYRGAGTPGDGDTEKLGHRGTEIPRNWDIGGRRYRGTEIPRDWDIGGRRYRGTGTPRDGDTEGLGHRGTEIPRNWDIGGRRYRGTEIPRDGDTEGRRYRGTEIPRDGDTEGRRYRGTGTSGDGDTEGRRYRGAGTSGDGDTEGRRYRGTGTSGDGDTAALIGDRHLLRDFPAIYLAYSSISSAVLLNSS, encoded by the coding sequence ATGGGGAGCCGGGGGACGGAGATACCGAGGGGCTGGGACATCGGGGGACGGAGATACCGAGGGACTGGGACATCGGGGGACGGAGATACCGAGGGGCTGGGACACCGGGGGACGGAGATACCGAGGGACAGAGATACCGGGGGACGGAGATACCGAGAAACTGGGACATCGGGGGACGGAGATACCGAGAAACTGGGACATCGGGGGACGGAGATACCGAGAAACTGGGACATCGGGGGACGGAGATACCGAGAAACTGGGACATCGGGGGACGGAGATACCGAGGGACAGAGATACCGGGGGACGGAGATACCGAGAAACTGGGACACCGGGGGACGGAGATACCGAGGGACTGGGACACCGGGGGGCGGAGATACCGAGGGACTGGGACACCGGGGGGCGGAGATACCGAGGGACTGGGACACCGGGGGGCGGAGATACCGAGGGACTGGGACACCGGGGGGCGGAGATACCGAGGGACTGGGACATCGGGGGATGGGGAGCCGGGGGACGGAGATACCGAGGGGCTGGGACATCGGGGGACGGAGATACCGAGGGGCTGGGACATCGGGGGACGGAGATACCGAGGGACTGGGACATCGGGGGACGGAGATACCGAGGGACTGGGACATCGGGGGACGGAGATACCGAGGGGCTGGGACATCGGGGGACGGAGATACCGAGGGACAGAGATACCGGGGGACGGAGATACCGAGAAACTGGGACATCGGGGGACGGAGATACCGAGAAACTGGGACATCGGGGGACGGAGATACCGAGGGACAGAGATACCGGGGGACGGAGATACCGAGAAACTGGGACATCGGGGGACGGAGATACCGAGAAACTGGGACATCGGGGGACGGAGATACCGAGAAACTGGGACATCGGGGGACGGAGATACCGAGAAACTGGGACATCGGGGGACGGAGATACCGAGGGACTGGGATATCGGGGGATGGGGAGCCGGGGGATTGGGACACCGGGGAACGGAGATACAGAGAAACTGGGACATCGGGGGACGGAGATACCGAGGGACGGAGATACCGAGGGACTGGGACATCGGGGGACGGAGATACCGAGGGACTGGGACATAGGGGGACGGAGATACTGAGGGACTGGGACATAGGGGGACGGAGATACCGAGGGACTGGGACATCGGGGGACGGAGATACCGAGGGGCTGGGACACCGGGGGACGGAGATACCGAGGGGCTGGGACATCGGGGGATGGGGAGCCGGGGGACTGGGACACCGGGGAACGGAGATACAGAGAAACTGGGACATCGGGGGACGGAGATACCGAGGGGCTGGGACACCGGGGGACGGAGATACCGAGAAACTGGGACATCGGGGGACGGAGATACCGAGAAACTGGGACATCGGGGGACGGAGATACCGAGGGACTGGGACATCGGGGGATGGGGAGCCGGGGGATTGGGACACCGGGGAACGGAGATACAGAGAAACTGGGACATCGGGGGACGGAGATACCGAGGGACGGAGATACCGAGGGACTGGGACATCGGGGGACGGAGATACCGAGGGACTGGGACATAGGGGGACGGAGATACTGAGGGACTGGGACATAGGGGGACGGAGATACCGAGGGACTGGGACACCGAGGGACAGAGATACCGAGGGACTGGGACACCGAGGGACGGAGATACCGAGGGGCTGGGACACCGAGGGACGGAGATACCGAGGGGCTGGGACACCGGGGGACGGAGATACCGAGAAACTGGGACACCGGGGGACGGAGATACCGAGAAACTGGGACATCGGGGGACGGAGATACCGAGGGACGGAGATACCGAGGGACTGGGACATAGGGGGACGGAGATACCGAGGGACTGGGACACCGAGGGACGGAGATACCGAGGGGCTGGGACACCGGGGGACGGAGATACCGAGAAACTGGGACATCGGGGGACGGAGATACCGAGGGACGGAGATACCGAGGGACGGAGATACCGAGGGACGGAGATACCGAGGGACGGAGATACCGAGGGACGGAGATACCGAGGGACGGAGATACCGAGGGACTGGGACATCGGGGGACGGAGATACCGAGGGACGGAGATACCGAGGGGCTGGGACATCGGGGGACGGAGATACCGAGGGACGGAGATACCGAGGGACTGGGACATCAGGGGACGGAGATACCGCGGCATTGATCGGAGACAGACATCTCCTAAGGGATTTCCCTGCGATTTACCTCGCTTACAGTAGCATTTCCTCAGCGGTTCTCCTAAACTCTTcttag